The following proteins are co-located in the Candidatus Nitrotoga sp. AM1P genome:
- a CDS encoding tautomerase family protein, which translates to MPYVNIRIAGILSREQKAQIAAEITDTLERLAHKPKPYTYITFDELPDENWAIAGKLLDEE; encoded by the coding sequence ATGCCCTACGTCAACATTCGCATTGCCGGTATCCTCAGTCGCGAACAGAAAGCCCAGATCGCAGCAGAGATCACCGACACCCTAGAACGCCTTGCACACAAACCAAAGCCCTACACCTACATTACCTTCGACGAACTGCCAGACGAAAACTGGGCGATTGCAGGAAAATTACTGGATGAAGAATAA
- a CDS encoding GspH/FimT family pseudopilin — MYIAVNRGFTVIELLVTLSVASILLAVAAPSYRTFVQDNQLIAQSNNFFSAMMLAKSEAIKRSSPTTICPSTNGTACAGGTVWTNGWLVFADTDSDGTVDTGEEIIRVGTALPGQSTLTSGNSTRVTFAASGFTLGFNDTFSLCDSRGTAMSRSLTLSNQGHLRTVKGGGACA; from the coding sequence ATGTACATAGCTGTCAACAGAGGATTTACGGTAATTGAACTACTTGTTACATTGAGTGTGGCAAGTATTCTGTTAGCTGTGGCAGCACCAAGCTATCGGACTTTTGTTCAGGATAATCAGCTTATAGCACAGAGTAATAATTTTTTCTCGGCCATGATGCTCGCTAAAAGCGAGGCCATTAAAAGAAGTAGCCCGACTACAATTTGCCCCAGTACAAACGGTACTGCCTGCGCTGGTGGGACAGTCTGGACAAATGGCTGGCTGGTGTTTGCAGACACTGATAGTGATGGCACAGTAGATACGGGGGAAGAAATTATCCGGGTTGGTACTGCATTACCTGGTCAAAGTACGTTGACATCTGGCAACAGTACAAGGGTGACATTCGCAGCAAGTGGTTTTACGCTAGGGTTTAATGACACCTTTTCTTTATGTGATAGCCGCGGCACCGCCATGTCTAGAAGTTTAACTTTGAGTAATCAGGGTCATTTGCGTACCGTTAAAGGAGGCGGCGCATGCGCATAA
- the pilV gene encoding type IV pilus modification protein PilV, with translation MRINCTLNLKRRINNHKQSGFSMLEVLVTILVVSFGLLGMAALITTGLRSNNTAHYRSIATQQTLDIADRMRANLTGVRAGNYDALTAVIPVSADCVAASCTAVQMSIYDQAQWNRANSVLLPGGVGTVAGNLAAGFLITLMWIEKEMGGVADPACPVGTAVNTRCFLTRFSP, from the coding sequence ATGCGCATAAATTGCACACTCAATTTGAAAAGGCGGATTAATAATCATAAGCAGAGTGGTTTTAGTATGCTGGAAGTGCTGGTCACGATTCTGGTAGTTTCTTTTGGTTTGTTAGGCATGGCAGCTTTGATTACAACGGGTTTGCGCAGCAACAATACCGCGCATTACCGCTCAATTGCGACTCAGCAAACGCTGGACATTGCAGATCGTATGCGGGCCAATCTGACAGGTGTCCGTGCTGGAAATTACGATGCGCTGACTGCTGTTATTCCGGTCAGTGCTGATTGTGTGGCAGCAAGCTGCACCGCGGTACAAATGTCAATTTATGATCAGGCACAGTGGAATAGAGCCAATTCCGTCCTGTTACCGGGTGGTGTTGGAACCGTAGCCGGAAACCTTGCAGCGGGTTTTTTAATTACTCTGATGTGGATTGAAAAAGAAATGGGGGGCGTAGCGGATCCTGCATGTCCAGTGGGTACGGCAGTTAATACGCGTTGTTTCTTGACAAGATTTTCTCCCTGA
- a CDS encoding PilW family protein, with the protein MPSLQRGLTLVELMIAMIIGLVLLLVIGTVFSSSRQVFRVQEDNARIQESGRFALEILGRSIKQAGNAEIPFTGLKVGFSGLAITGINGAGTAADTLTVQYDGAVGDRDCQFGTAVTAADYLAGNNIIQSHFNLDAANAQLQCAGAIGAAPVTPGAGVSGQPLLENIEDFQVLYGIDTTGDQSVDQYVLLPANWNQVITTRVCVLIRSNQINIVPAGNNYLNCNGAAVAVPADRRLRRAFTATFNLRNRVNNLP; encoded by the coding sequence GTGCCTAGTTTACAGCGAGGTTTAACCTTGGTGGAGCTAATGATCGCAATGATCATTGGCCTGGTATTGCTACTGGTTATTGGTACAGTTTTTAGCAGCAGTCGCCAGGTTTTTCGTGTACAGGAGGATAACGCCCGTATTCAGGAGAGCGGTCGTTTCGCGCTGGAAATTCTCGGGCGTAGCATCAAGCAGGCGGGTAATGCAGAAATACCATTCACGGGTCTTAAGGTTGGATTTTCAGGGTTGGCTATCACAGGTATTAATGGCGCAGGTACGGCGGCCGATACATTAACTGTGCAGTACGATGGTGCGGTTGGGGATCGAGATTGTCAATTCGGCACAGCAGTTACAGCAGCCGATTACTTAGCTGGCAATAATATCATTCAGAGCCACTTTAATCTGGATGCAGCGAATGCGCAATTACAATGTGCTGGAGCTATCGGTGCTGCGCCGGTTACACCCGGGGCTGGGGTTTCCGGTCAGCCGTTATTGGAGAATATAGAGGACTTTCAGGTTCTTTACGGCATTGATACCACTGGTGACCAGTCAGTCGATCAGTATGTTCTCCTACCGGCTAACTGGAATCAGGTGATTACAACTCGAGTTTGTGTACTGATCCGTTCTAATCAAATAAATATTGTTCCCGCGGGTAATAATTACCTGAACTGCAACGGCGCCGCTGTCGCTGTTCCTGCTGACAGGCGGCTCAGGCGCGCTTTCACGGCCACATTTAATTTGCGCAACCGGGTAAACAACCTGCCATGA
- a CDS encoding pilus assembly PilX family protein translates to MPRNQHGAVFVTAMVLLVILTLLGITAMKMANLEELMSGNMRDRNLALQAAEMGLRYAEQHIRDNDPATNTPSSIDGITGFDAACTGGYCYYGQNQPAPAIESVIASCTPNCPLTYTPGTVFTVDGINYTAPALPAGVPAPTYLIEGIKKTPPGSSNFSYYYRVTVRAQGARPGTIVWLQEIFKP, encoded by the coding sequence ATGCCACGAAATCAGCACGGTGCAGTATTCGTTACCGCGATGGTTTTATTGGTAATACTAACCTTGCTCGGCATTACCGCCATGAAGATGGCGAATCTGGAAGAACTCATGTCCGGCAATATGCGTGATCGCAATCTAGCGTTACAGGCGGCAGAAATGGGACTGCGTTATGCCGAACAGCATATCCGCGATAATGATCCCGCAACCAATACACCTAGCTCGATAGATGGCATAACCGGTTTTGATGCGGCATGTACCGGAGGGTATTGTTACTATGGTCAAAATCAACCTGCTCCTGCCATCGAATCTGTTATAGCTAGTTGTACTCCAAATTGTCCTCTTACCTATACCCCCGGTACCGTTTTTACGGTTGATGGTATCAACTATACGGCGCCTGCTTTACCAGCAGGTGTTCCTGCACCCACCTATTTGATTGAGGGCATTAAAAAAACGCCGCCGGGAAGTAGTAACTTCAGTTATTACTACCGCGTTACTGTACGTGCGCAAGGAGCCAGACCTGGCACGATTGTTTGGTTGCAGGAAATATTCAAGCCATAG
- a CDS encoding pilus assembly protein has product MKKNLICAMGLKWILCLPLGLAGSAYALLPLSNNPLFLGGNISPNVMFTLDDSGSMHFEIMPESLILQQVYYMFPRAAGIYGGSDYNNRVVDFVSTNRYTASLRSNQVNKIYYNPTVRYQPWSNADGSLMANANPTCAPHNPVDTDKGCRNLTVDNTQSASWLKSDGTLSSNQSKTFYPAVYFDYNGGDINSASSYMQVKIISSTSSYVGGVARKDCVAAPACTYNEEIQNFANWYTYYRSRVLLARAGIGRAFAAQGNTMRVGFAAINKGSATIDGVTSAGTVISGVRQFTGTDRTNFFNNLYGHTIPASGTPLLSAVDEVGKYFKRTDNKGPWGETPGTDGGTQQVCRQNFNILTTDGYWSDSSSIGNSDNTAGASITNHSSPATPPTYTYTPALPYSDSFSNTLADVAMNYWKNDLRTDMPNKVPTNSADPAFWQHMVTFTVGLGVSGNLTHLPSGAEAWPDPTSSDSAKIDDLWHAAVNSRGNFFSAADPATFANALTNALTTIVARTGSASAVAANSNSLITNGRIYQAKFNSGDWTGQLLSIPINAAGLLGATEWNAGAVSLASDIIAPTTRVIITKGSSDGVPFEYANLTTAQKALLDKNVANTVDNCGLERVAYLRGIAVNEGSGTFSCASANVINKFRSRPTSKLGDIVNSGPYYVGRPNAGHSDVDHAGYAAFRTTFKNRTPVVYVGANDGMVHGFNACIQGVTPGCTAADEGKELIAYVPSMVYPNLNRLSDKDYNASHYYFVDGSPMVADVYVGATPSWKSVLVGSLNGGGQGYYALDITDPTGFTTANAANLLLWEFTNVDDVDMGYSYNLPPINPFTSQSSQIVKMENNQWAVVIGNGYNSASGKAALYVLFITGGEDGTWTIGTDYIKLVADAGTGNGLSTPMPFDSDGNGLIDVIYAGDIKGNLWKFNVASATPSSWSMALSGAPLFVSGTSKPIISPPVVSFHPKGGLLVMFGTGKYLETGDTTSTNTQTMYGVWDYSLTASVTLTNLVQQVVTNATVRTATQTPVPYSATVKGWYSDLPVSGERLTGVPTLENGILAFTTIVPSVSPCDFGGKGFVSAVDFLTGGMLSIPTFDINKNGVVAQNDGLSAGIEIGFAVGGVTRIRGAMDDVLISSTADGSLVKTPATKGPAGLRGRITWRELVR; this is encoded by the coding sequence ATGAAAAAAAATTTAATATGCGCTATGGGATTAAAATGGATTTTGTGTTTACCTCTCGGGTTAGCTGGATCAGCTTATGCTCTGTTGCCACTTTCCAATAACCCTCTTTTTCTGGGGGGCAATATTTCGCCTAATGTGATGTTTACGCTGGATGATTCCGGGTCGATGCATTTCGAAATTATGCCCGAAAGTTTGATTCTTCAACAGGTGTACTATATGTTTCCGCGTGCGGCAGGTATCTATGGTGGGTCGGACTACAATAACCGTGTCGTCGATTTCGTCTCGACCAATCGTTACACCGCCTCTTTACGCTCCAATCAGGTCAACAAAATTTATTATAATCCCACCGTAAGGTATCAGCCCTGGAGCAACGCTGACGGATCTCTGATGGCTAATGCTAATCCAACTTGCGCCCCGCATAATCCCGTAGATACCGATAAAGGCTGCCGCAATCTTACCGTCGATAATACACAAAGTGCTAGTTGGTTGAAGAGTGACGGGACTTTATCTTCTAATCAATCAAAAACTTTCTACCCAGCAGTATATTTCGACTATAACGGTGGTGACATCAATTCGGCTAGTAGTTATATGCAGGTTAAGATTATATCTTCCACGTCTTCTTATGTTGGCGGGGTAGCACGCAAAGATTGTGTCGCCGCACCTGCCTGTACTTACAATGAGGAAATTCAGAACTTTGCGAATTGGTACACCTATTATCGTTCCCGTGTATTGTTAGCACGCGCGGGTATCGGCAGGGCATTCGCTGCGCAGGGGAATACCATGCGAGTGGGCTTTGCAGCCATTAATAAGGGGTCTGCTACTATCGATGGTGTAACTTCGGCAGGTACAGTTATAAGCGGTGTAAGACAGTTCACCGGTACAGACAGGACAAATTTTTTTAACAATCTTTACGGGCATACTATTCCGGCTTCAGGTACACCGCTCCTAAGTGCGGTAGATGAGGTTGGCAAATACTTTAAGCGTACAGACAATAAAGGCCCTTGGGGAGAGACGCCGGGTACGGATGGGGGTACGCAGCAGGTATGCCGCCAGAATTTCAATATTTTGACGACAGATGGTTATTGGAGCGACAGTAGTTCCATAGGGAATTCTGACAATACGGCGGGCGCCAGTATTACCAACCATTCTTCTCCGGCTACGCCACCAACGTATACCTATACTCCTGCTCTTCCTTATTCTGATAGTTTTAGTAACACTCTGGCTGATGTGGCAATGAACTATTGGAAAAATGATTTACGCACCGATATGCCCAATAAAGTACCAACCAATTCCGCTGATCCGGCATTCTGGCAGCATATGGTGACTTTTACAGTGGGACTAGGTGTGAGTGGGAATCTTACGCACTTGCCGTCTGGCGCGGAGGCATGGCCGGATCCGACTTCAAGCGATTCGGCAAAAATAGATGATCTCTGGCATGCTGCCGTCAATAGCCGCGGTAATTTTTTTAGTGCCGCTGACCCGGCTACATTTGCCAATGCTTTGACCAATGCCTTGACAACTATTGTGGCACGCACAGGTTCTGCTTCGGCTGTGGCCGCCAATTCGAATTCGTTGATAACCAATGGCCGGATATACCAGGCCAAATTTAATAGTGGGGATTGGACTGGGCAATTATTATCAATCCCCATTAATGCGGCGGGTTTGTTAGGAGCGACAGAATGGAATGCAGGGGCCGTCTCACTTGCATCGGACATAATTGCACCTACCACCCGTGTCATCATAACCAAGGGCAGTAGTGATGGCGTACCTTTTGAATATGCCAACCTGACTACGGCACAAAAGGCACTGCTGGATAAAAATGTTGCAAATACGGTCGATAACTGTGGCCTGGAACGGGTGGCCTATTTGCGTGGCATTGCTGTTAATGAGGGCAGCGGGACTTTTAGTTGTGCCAGTGCAAACGTCATAAATAAATTTCGTAGTCGCCCTACCAGCAAACTGGGGGATATTGTTAATTCCGGGCCTTATTATGTAGGCCGTCCCAATGCAGGACATTCCGATGTGGACCATGCGGGTTATGCTGCATTTCGAACCACCTTCAAGAATCGAACTCCGGTGGTCTATGTAGGTGCAAATGACGGCATGGTGCATGGTTTTAACGCCTGCATTCAGGGCGTAACACCAGGCTGTACGGCAGCTGATGAAGGCAAGGAACTCATTGCTTATGTACCCAGCATGGTTTACCCGAATCTGAATAGGCTGAGCGACAAGGATTACAATGCCAGCCATTACTATTTTGTGGACGGCTCTCCCATGGTAGCGGATGTTTATGTTGGTGCAACGCCCAGTTGGAAAAGTGTCCTCGTGGGCAGTTTAAATGGGGGTGGTCAGGGTTATTATGCCTTGGATATAACAGACCCAACTGGTTTTACCACAGCAAATGCTGCCAATTTGTTACTTTGGGAATTTACTAATGTCGATGATGTGGACATGGGTTACAGCTACAATCTTCCACCGATTAATCCGTTTACCAGCCAATCCAGCCAGATTGTAAAGATGGAAAACAATCAATGGGCTGTGGTGATTGGTAATGGTTATAACAGCGCGAGCGGTAAAGCAGCACTTTATGTTTTGTTTATTACAGGCGGTGAAGATGGCACCTGGACAATCGGTACTGATTATATCAAGCTGGTTGCTGATGCGGGTACAGGCAATGGCCTTTCCACGCCGATGCCATTTGATAGTGATGGAAATGGTTTGATTGACGTGATTTACGCAGGTGACATCAAGGGTAATCTGTGGAAATTTAATGTTGCTTCTGCTACCCCTTCCAGCTGGAGTATGGCTTTAAGTGGCGCGCCACTTTTTGTATCAGGCACCAGTAAACCGATCATCTCTCCGCCGGTCGTGAGTTTTCACCCAAAAGGGGGGCTATTGGTTATGTTCGGCACTGGAAAGTATCTTGAAACAGGGGATACCACATCGACCAATACCCAGACTATGTATGGGGTATGGGACTATAGCCTGACTGCGTCGGTAACATTGACAAATTTAGTTCAGCAGGTCGTGACAAATGCTACGGTTAGAACCGCCACACAGACTCCGGTGCCTTATTCCGCCACTGTAAAAGGCTGGTATTCTGACCTGCCTGTCTCTGGAGAAAGGCTAACGGGCGTACCTACTTTGGAGAATGGGATTTTAGCATTTACTACCATTGTTCCATCTGTCTCACCCTGTGATTTTGGTGGCAAGGGATTTGTGAGTGCGGTGGATTTCCTGACGGGCGGAATGCTCTCCATTCCAACTTTCGATATTAATAAAAATGGGGTTGTTGCCCAAAATGATGGACTATCTGCGGGTATAGAAATTGGATTTGCGGTGGGGGGCGTAACGCGGATCAGGGGTGCAATGGATGATGTATTAATATCTTCTACAGCCGATGGTTCGCTGGTGAAAACACCGGCTACTAAAGGCCCTGCGGGATTACGTGGCCGGATTACATGGCGAGAACTTGTTCGCTAA
- a CDS encoding type IV pilin protein, with protein MKIKADLSKLRGFTLIELMVAIVIIGILAAVALPSYQNHVRQSNRAIAKAILHENAQFMEQFYTANNQYDATVGGDGIVNTVDDVAVAPPITQSPRTGVVQYAISLQAVTNTTFTLQAVPQGSMAGDICGTLTLTNTGVQGAGGDVASCWNR; from the coding sequence ATGAAAATTAAGGCGGATTTAAGCAAGCTAAGGGGTTTTACGCTAATTGAGCTTATGGTTGCAATTGTAATCATTGGTATTCTGGCAGCGGTTGCCTTGCCTTCCTACCAGAATCATGTGAGACAATCCAACCGGGCAATAGCCAAGGCAATACTCCATGAAAATGCTCAATTTATGGAGCAGTTTTATACGGCAAATAATCAGTATGATGCGACCGTAGGGGGAGATGGTATTGTCAATACAGTAGATGATGTGGCCGTTGCACCACCCATTACTCAATCACCCAGAACTGGCGTTGTACAGTACGCCATTTCACTCCAGGCAGTGACAAATACCACCTTTACGCTTCAAGCCGTACCGCAGGGTTCAATGGCCGGAGATATATGTGGAACGCTTACTCTAACAAATACGGGGGTACAAGGTGCTGGCGGTGATGTTGCAAGCTGCTGGAATCGATAA
- the ybgC gene encoding tol-pal system-associated acyl-CoA thioesterase, giving the protein MVHSACKSNFSLPVRVFFQDTDAGGVVYHGSYVNFLERARTEWLRECYGYSNKGLMSEFGMVFVVRSLRLDYLKPALLDDLLAVSAQLKDVGRSRVTLCQQVLRGEDVLVEAEIHLVCVAMDNFKPVGVPEALREQWKN; this is encoded by the coding sequence ATGGTTCATTCAGCCTGTAAATCAAATTTTTCATTGCCAGTGCGGGTGTTTTTCCAAGACACCGATGCAGGAGGAGTGGTATATCATGGTAGCTATGTGAACTTTTTGGAGCGCGCGCGGACTGAGTGGTTACGGGAATGTTATGGTTATAGTAATAAAGGGTTGATGAGCGAATTTGGTATGGTGTTTGTGGTTCGTTCACTAAGACTGGATTATCTCAAGCCCGCTTTGCTTGATGATTTACTTGCTGTCAGCGCGCAACTAAAGGATGTCGGGCGTAGTCGTGTGACCTTGTGTCAGCAAGTGTTGCGCGGCGAGGATGTACTGGTTGAGGCGGAAATACATCTGGTATGTGTGGCAATGGATAATTTCAAGCCGGTGGGTGTGCCGGAAGCATTGCGAGAGCAATGGAAAAACTAA
- the tolQ gene encoding protein TolQ, which yields MDVTQNLSFIHLIQNASVLVQLVMGLLLLVSLMSWWFIFLKMFTVRQAVKQSEEFEESFWNNDDLNRLYQNTSVMRGDSGSMGRIFAAGFTEFLKLKKKHGMDNNAVMDGTRRAMRATYQREMDILESHLAFLATVGSVSPYVGLFGTVWGIMNAFRGLANVGQATLAHVAPGIAEALIATAMGLFAAIPAVVAYNRYSHDITRLASRFEIFMEEFSNVLQRQP from the coding sequence ATGGATGTAACACAGAATTTATCGTTTATCCATTTGATTCAGAACGCTAGCGTACTTGTTCAATTGGTAATGGGTTTATTGTTACTGGTTTCATTGATGTCATGGTGGTTTATATTTCTTAAGATGTTTACTGTCAGGCAGGCGGTGAAGCAAAGTGAGGAATTTGAAGAATCATTTTGGAATAATGATGACCTTAATAGGTTGTATCAAAATACTTCTGTAATGCGCGGTGATTCGGGCAGTATGGGACGAATTTTTGCAGCGGGCTTTACCGAGTTCCTTAAGCTTAAAAAGAAACATGGTATGGACAATAATGCGGTGATGGATGGCACGCGTCGTGCCATGCGCGCCACTTATCAGCGCGAAATGGATATTCTTGAATCGCATTTGGCCTTTCTGGCTACAGTTGGCTCGGTCAGTCCTTATGTTGGGTTATTCGGTACCGTGTGGGGAATTATGAATGCATTCCGTGGGTTGGCCAATGTTGGCCAAGCTACATTGGCACATGTTGCGCCCGGTATAGCCGAGGCATTAATAGCTACTGCGATGGGTTTGTTTGCCGCTATTCCTGCCGTGGTTGCTTACAATCGTTATTCGCATGATATTACGCGCCTGGCATCACGTTTTGAAATTTTTATGGAAGAATTCTCTAACGTACTGCAACGTCAGCCATGA
- the tolR gene encoding protein TolR produces MIPRRSAMRPMSDINVVPYIDVMLVLLVIFMITAPLMNPGQIDLPSVGKSLAPPVAPLEVIIKKDTTLALNDRSKKGQEQSVTREELIELLKQKQAQNADQPVVISADKNVRYEEVISIMDVLQRQQIKKVGLLAQTTGR; encoded by the coding sequence ATGATCCCACGCCGTTCTGCTATGCGTCCAATGAGCGATATTAACGTCGTACCTTACATCGACGTAATGTTGGTGTTACTAGTGATATTTATGATTACAGCGCCACTGATGAACCCTGGGCAGATCGATCTGCCCAGCGTGGGTAAATCACTCGCTCCGCCTGTTGCGCCATTAGAAGTGATTATCAAGAAAGACACCACGCTGGCGTTGAATGATCGAAGTAAGAAAGGTCAGGAGCAGAGTGTTACACGCGAGGAATTAATTGAGCTCCTTAAGCAAAAGCAGGCACAGAACGCGGATCAACCCGTTGTGATTTCTGCGGACAAGAATGTGCGCTATGAAGAAGTGATCAGCATTATGGATGTGTTGCAACGGCAACAGATTAAGAAGGTTGGTCTGTTGGCGCAAACCACGGGGCGATGA
- the tolA gene encoding cell envelope integrity protein TolA, protein MSAIVYAKPYKLRAGALALAVHCAFFVLLYFGASWKAQPPQGMVVDIWDSLPGMEATPAPVKVEPPKPPIERPKLSKPVPPVVPPKVDIALSEKKRPQEKSKPIKTEPKQQIEKVNVQAEQKVLAEQRAQAEQKMIEEQKVRAEHERARAEQANIVAKIRRNLKAELEKAEPSKVIEPVKSAASLKADFELAEKKRLQEKFQEAVKFEAKRQIEKADAQSKLKAQAEHKIEAEQKAEAEQKAQAEQKALAKQKVQAERKAEAERKAEMEQKAEAERKAEMEQKAEAERKVEMEQKAEAERKMQAKQRVLAEKKEQAEEKERAKQRAHAEQKLLAEQKEQAEQKAQAEQRAKIEQERVRAEQKAQAEQERARAAQAAAIGKEVAEYTAKIRAKIRRNIVMLPDIPYNALAEFEVTLLPGGMVLNAVLVKPSGSAAYDSAVERAIKKAEPLPLPPDVTLFNKFRELRLKFSPKE, encoded by the coding sequence ATGAGCGCGATCGTGTATGCCAAACCCTATAAGCTTCGTGCTGGGGCATTGGCATTGGCTGTTCATTGTGCATTTTTCGTACTGTTATATTTTGGTGCCAGCTGGAAGGCGCAGCCTCCACAGGGCATGGTGGTGGATATTTGGGATAGCTTACCTGGGATGGAGGCAACTCCAGCACCAGTTAAAGTTGAGCCTCCTAAACCACCGATTGAGCGCCCCAAGTTGAGTAAGCCTGTGCCGCCTGTGGTGCCGCCTAAGGTTGATATAGCATTATCTGAAAAGAAAAGGCCTCAGGAAAAATCCAAGCCGATAAAAACAGAGCCTAAGCAGCAAATAGAAAAAGTGAATGTGCAGGCTGAGCAAAAGGTGCTAGCAGAACAGAGAGCGCAGGCTGAGCAGAAGATGATTGAAGAGCAGAAGGTGCGGGCTGAACATGAACGAGCTCGTGCCGAGCAGGCTAATATTGTTGCCAAGATACGTCGCAACCTTAAGGCTGAATTGGAGAAAGCCGAGCCATCTAAAGTGATTGAGCCGGTGAAATCTGCGGCGTCACTCAAAGCTGATTTTGAATTGGCTGAAAAAAAACGGTTGCAGGAGAAGTTTCAAGAAGCTGTGAAGTTTGAGGCGAAGCGTCAAATAGAAAAGGCGGATGCTCAGTCTAAATTGAAGGCCCAGGCTGAACATAAGATTGAGGCAGAGCAAAAGGCTGAAGCGGAGCAGAAGGCTCAGGCCGAGCAGAAAGCCTTGGCTAAACAAAAGGTACAGGCGGAACGGAAAGCTGAGGCCGAACGAAAAGCTGAAATGGAACAAAAAGCTGAGGCTGAACGAAAAGCTGAAATGGAACAAAAAGCTGAGGCTGAACGAAAAGTTGAAATGGAACAAAAAGCTGAGGCTGAACGAAAGATGCAGGCGAAACAGAGAGTCCTAGCTGAGAAGAAAGAGCAGGCCGAAGAGAAAGAGCGGGCGAAACAGAGAGCGCATGCCGAGCAAAAACTGTTAGCGGAACAGAAGGAGCAGGCTGAGCAGAAGGCGCAAGCCGAACAGAGAGCGAAAATTGAACAGGAGCGTGTGCGCGCTGAGCAGAAAGCACAAGCCGAGCAAGAGCGCGCGCGTGCTGCACAAGCAGCAGCCATAGGTAAGGAGGTGGCTGAATATACGGCCAAGATCCGGGCCAAGATTCGCCGCAATATCGTGATGTTACCGGATATACCGTATAATGCGCTTGCGGAATTTGAAGTAACATTGTTGCCCGGTGGTATGGTGTTAAATGCAGTATTGGTTAAGCCGAGTGGGAGCGCGGCGTATGACAGCGCAGTGGAACGTGCCATTAAGAAAGCGGAGCCGCTGCCCTTGCCGCCGGATGTGACGCTATTTAACAAATTTCGTGAATTGCGTCTCAAATTTAGTCCAAAGGAATAG